Proteins encoded in a region of the Paenibacillus pedocola genome:
- a CDS encoding YlbF family regulator encodes MSVAELNTVDMAEVLTYAYELGDMINQSAEVSDYLYWKGRVDTNPEIQAIVKRLQNKKELFEETQRFGHFHPNYHSAKDEVTAVEKELEQFEEVVRFKQAEATLDDILHSMSEAIAFSVSDSIKVPSNDPSPKGGCGSGGKCSCG; translated from the coding sequence ATGAGCGTAGCGGAATTAAATACGGTCGATATGGCCGAAGTGCTGACATACGCCTATGAATTAGGCGATATGATTAACCAATCCGCCGAAGTGTCGGATTACTTATACTGGAAAGGGCGGGTTGACACCAATCCCGAAATCCAGGCCATAGTCAAGCGGCTTCAGAACAAGAAGGAGCTGTTTGAAGAGACACAGCGGTTTGGACATTTTCATCCGAACTATCATTCGGCTAAGGATGAAGTGACGGCTGTAGAGAAGGAGCTTGAGCAGTTCGAGGAGGTTGTCCGCTTCAAGCAGGCGGAGGCGACGCTGGATGATATTTTACATTCCATGTCTGAAGCAATCGCGTTCTCGGTATCGGACAGCATCAAGGTTCCAAGCAATGACCCGTCGCCGAAGGGCGGATGCGGCAGCGGAGGCAAATGCTCTTGCGGATAA
- a CDS encoding YlbG family protein: MFAERTGYIVWVSDVKAARNLEKYGTLHYVSRKMHYAVMYVNAERAEEVMKTVRRLSYVRKIERSYRNELKTEYTSNGPDKTRYYGL, encoded by the coding sequence ATGTTTGCGGAACGGACAGGATATATCGTTTGGGTTAGTGATGTCAAAGCGGCACGCAACCTGGAGAAATACGGGACACTGCATTATGTATCCCGGAAAATGCATTACGCCGTAATGTATGTGAATGCGGAACGCGCCGAGGAAGTCATGAAGACCGTCCGCAGACTATCATATGTGCGTAAGATTGAAAGATCATACCGAAATGAATTGAAGACGGAATACACCAGCAACGGGCCGGACAAGACCCGTTACTATGGACTGTAG
- a CDS encoding ethanolamine ammonia-lyase reactivating factor EutA — protein sequence MSVGIDVGTSTTKCIFSRLEIERCYGASMLPGFKITGRKLLYESPMYSTPLISDREIDHPALHAILAGEYERAGLQPEDVDTGAVIITGETAVKHNADQIVHHLARFAGKFVVAQAGGDLEAVLAGKGSGAEARSLEIAGQVVNVDIGGGTANCAFFAGGSCTRTINFHIGGRLIRLGAQGKVLELFPVIEEWLRREGYGLAEGELADLEQLREITGKWSVTLLDTILNSRDPRACPLVYGQPEEVTGTAEPVSELWVSGGVGLLLEQPGTRSLAEAARFGDIGPLLAESLVQAAANYSIKLRTTPEAQRATVIGAGIHTTSLSGSTVFVDSGLLPLRNIPVVKLSRPDDAEGDLARLASAVENAYAEGRRRFGTGDPADLLFAVSLPAFIPGTYPVIRRIASAAAEASLRNGMKVIILICENDIAKAVGNVIHLLTRGEQRCICLDQVAVRHGDYIDIGFPLDGDCIPVAVKTLVFQP from the coding sequence ATAAGCGTAGGGATTGATGTCGGAACCAGCACGACGAAATGCATTTTCAGCAGGCTGGAAATTGAGCGATGCTACGGAGCCTCAATGCTTCCCGGGTTTAAGATTACCGGGCGGAAGCTGTTGTATGAAAGCCCTATGTACAGTACGCCACTCATCAGTGACCGGGAAATCGATCATCCTGCACTCCACGCCATCCTGGCTGGGGAGTATGAGAGAGCCGGATTACAGCCGGAAGATGTGGACACCGGGGCAGTAATTATTACAGGTGAAACGGCTGTGAAGCACAATGCGGATCAGATTGTGCACCATCTGGCCCGATTTGCCGGTAAATTTGTCGTGGCTCAGGCTGGGGGCGATTTGGAGGCCGTACTGGCAGGTAAAGGATCGGGTGCGGAGGCACGTTCACTGGAAATTGCAGGCCAGGTCGTAAACGTCGATATCGGAGGCGGAACAGCGAACTGCGCATTTTTTGCCGGCGGGAGCTGCACGCGTACTATCAATTTCCATATTGGCGGCCGTTTGATCAGACTGGGCGCACAGGGAAAGGTTCTTGAACTGTTCCCGGTCATTGAGGAGTGGCTGAGAAGGGAGGGCTACGGGCTGGCGGAAGGGGAACTTGCCGACTTGGAACAGCTTAGGGAGATAACCGGCAAATGGAGTGTAACGCTGCTGGACACCATTTTGAATTCGCGTGATCCCAGGGCCTGCCCTCTTGTCTACGGCCAGCCTGAAGAAGTAACGGGCACAGCAGAGCCTGTGTCTGAGCTGTGGGTCTCTGGGGGCGTGGGTCTGCTGCTGGAGCAGCCAGGTACACGCAGCCTTGCGGAAGCCGCCCGATTTGGCGATATTGGCCCGCTGCTGGCTGAATCCCTGGTCCAGGCCGCGGCGAACTATTCCATTAAGCTGCGGACCACACCGGAGGCGCAGCGGGCGACCGTAATCGGCGCTGGAATCCATACAACTTCACTTAGCGGCTCGACTGTATTTGTGGACAGCGGACTGTTACCGCTGCGGAATATTCCGGTGGTAAAGTTAAGCCGGCCGGATGATGCGGAGGGAGACCTGGCCAGGCTGGCTTCGGCAGTGGAGAATGCATATGCGGAAGGGAGACGGAGATTTGGTACAGGTGATCCCGCAGATCTGCTTTTTGCTGTATCTCTTCCGGCTTTCATACCCGGAACCTATCCGGTAATCCGCCGGATTGCTTCTGCCGCGGCAGAGGCTTCTCTCCGGAATGGGATGAAGGTTATCATTCTAATCTGTGAGAACGATATTGCCAAGGCTGTCGGAAATGTGATCCATCTGCTTACCCGGGGAGAACAGCGCTGCATTTGTCTTGATCAGGTTGCTGTCAGACACGGTGACTATATTGACATCGGCTTTCCTCTGGACGGGGACTGTATTCCGGTGGCGGTAAAAACTCTCGTTTTCCAGCCGTGA
- a CDS encoding ethanolamine ammonia-lyase subunit EutB encodes MKLTISLLGESYRFHDLKELFAKANEEKSGDQLAGIAADHAKERMAAKLLLADLTLADIRAHPLIPPEEDEVSRVIEEGVDEAVYEQIRHWKVGDLREQLLSQEDAQVQAIGRGLNSEMAAAAAKIMSNLDLIQASAKCEVLTRCNTVLGQKGRLGSRAQPNHPTDDPQGVKASIYDALSYGVGDTVIGINPVIDTTDNIVRLFHETMEVITRWNIPTQNSVLAHVTTQMRAIHKGAPADLIFQSLAGTESGNTSFGISLRLLEEADQLIRESGTAKGENRWYFETGQGSELSSGGHHDLDQVTLESRCYGLAKRFKPFLVNTVVGFIGPEYLYDSKQVIRAGLEDHFMGKIQGIPMGVDVCYTNHMKADQNDMDNLSVLLAAAGVNFLIGVPMADDCMLNYQSTSFHDIATLRELLRLQPGAEFAAWAEGMGILQNGRLTMRAGDPGIFV; translated from the coding sequence ATGAAACTGACGATCTCCCTGCTGGGTGAAAGCTACCGATTCCATGATTTAAAGGAGCTGTTTGCCAAAGCGAATGAAGAGAAGTCCGGGGATCAGCTGGCTGGCATCGCTGCGGATCATGCGAAGGAACGGATGGCAGCCAAGCTGCTGCTGGCTGATCTGACCCTGGCCGATATCCGAGCCCACCCGCTGATACCACCGGAGGAGGACGAAGTATCCCGGGTGATTGAGGAAGGGGTGGATGAGGCGGTGTATGAGCAGATCCGCCACTGGAAGGTGGGAGATCTGCGGGAACAGCTGCTATCACAGGAGGATGCGCAGGTACAGGCTATCGGCAGAGGCCTTAACAGCGAAATGGCAGCGGCGGCTGCCAAAATCATGTCCAATCTGGACCTGATTCAAGCCTCCGCCAAATGTGAGGTACTTACCCGCTGCAATACTGTCCTCGGACAGAAAGGCAGGCTGGGCAGCCGGGCCCAGCCCAATCACCCTACCGATGATCCGCAGGGAGTCAAAGCCTCAATTTATGATGCTTTAAGCTACGGGGTGGGAGACACGGTGATCGGCATAAATCCGGTCATTGATACAACAGACAATATAGTGCGCCTTTTCCATGAAACGATGGAGGTTATCACAAGGTGGAACATCCCCACGCAGAACAGTGTTTTGGCCCATGTGACCACCCAAATGAGGGCGATCCATAAAGGTGCTCCCGCGGATCTGATCTTTCAGAGTCTCGCTGGTACTGAGAGCGGAAATACTTCCTTTGGCATCAGTCTGCGGCTGCTGGAGGAAGCGGATCAGCTGATTCGCGAGTCAGGGACGGCGAAAGGCGAGAACCGCTGGTATTTCGAAACGGGCCAAGGCTCGGAGTTGTCCTCCGGAGGGCATCACGACCTGGACCAGGTGACACTGGAATCCCGCTGCTACGGTCTCGCCAAACGCTTTAAGCCGTTTCTGGTCAATACAGTGGTCGGGTTCATCGGCCCGGAGTATCTCTATGACAGCAAGCAGGTGATCCGCGCCGGCCTGGAAGATCATTTCATGGGGAAAATTCAGGGGATTCCGATGGGCGTTGATGTCTGCTATACAAACCATATGAAAGCTGACCAGAACGACATGGACAATCTGTCCGTATTGCTGGCGGCCGCCGGGGTTAACTTTTTGATCGGTGTGCCAATGGCTGATGATTGTATGCTCAATTATCAGTCCACCAGCTTTCACGATATTGCCACTTTGAGAGAGCTGCTGCGCCTCCAGCCGGGAGCTGAGTTTGCCGCATGGGCGGAAGGCATGGGAATTCTGCAGAACGGGCGCCTGACCATGCGGGCTGGAGATCCGGGTATTTTTGTGTAA
- the eutC gene encoding ethanolamine ammonia-lyase subunit EutC, with product MVNSEVDKVEWLKQTTPARIGTGRAGTRPTTAEQLKLRCDHAAAVDSVYGKVSQGLLEELGLFSVESGALDKELYLRRPDLGRLLPDSSLQTLKQRCIQQPQVQIIVSDGLSANAIESNLRDIYPALLDSLEVHKLSAGTPFFVLNGRVGCMNAIGDILHPEVVVLLIGERPGLITSHSMSAYLCYRPSYGMTDSERIVVSNIHQGGTPPVEAGAYLGGLIAKILEQQTSGVGLHL from the coding sequence ATGGTTAACAGTGAGGTGGACAAAGTTGAGTGGTTAAAGCAAACGACACCCGCCAGAATCGGCACCGGCCGTGCAGGAACCAGGCCCACTACAGCCGAACAGCTGAAGCTGCGCTGTGACCATGCGGCGGCAGTGGACTCGGTTTACGGTAAGGTCAGCCAGGGGCTGCTGGAGGAACTGGGGTTATTTTCAGTAGAGTCGGGCGCTCTGGATAAGGAGCTGTATCTGCGGCGTCCTGATCTGGGCAGGCTTCTGCCTGACAGCAGCCTCCAGACCCTGAAGCAACGCTGTATCCAGCAGCCGCAAGTGCAGATTATAGTATCGGACGGACTCAGCGCAAATGCGATTGAGAGCAATCTTCGGGACATCTACCCGGCGCTGCTGGATTCGCTGGAGGTGCACAAGTTGTCCGCAGGCACTCCGTTTTTTGTGCTTAACGGCCGGGTAGGCTGCATGAATGCCATCGGCGATATCCTGCACCCGGAAGTGGTAGTGCTTTTGATCGGGGAGCGGCCGGGGCTGATCACCTCTCATTCGATGAGCGCGTATCTCTGCTACCGGCCCAGCTATGGAATGACTGATTCCGAGCGGATCGTCGTTTCGAATATCCACCAGGGAGGTACCCCTCCTGTTGAAGCTGGAGCCTATCTGGGCGGGCTGATCGCCAAAATACTGGAACAGCAAACGAGCGGTGTCGGCCTGCACCTGTAG
- a CDS encoding amino acid permease — MNQIKDEQLLQDKKDLNKFGYAQELLRSMGGFSNFAISFSIISILTGAVSLYGHGLTYGGPGMMGYGWPLVALFVLLIAAALAELASAIPTAGALYHWASVLANKRWGWYTAWINLIGQIGIVAGIDYSAALFADPLLSDVFGYTSTDTTILITFIVILLTHGICNHVGIRMVARLNDFSAWYHIVIAAGLVVTLALFTKSDLQPVSYLFKVGETFSDKPYAFAFLIGLLQAQWTFTGYDASAHTIEETVNPRIRAPWGIFTSVAYSFVFGFIMLAFVTLSIQDAGAATAADNAFIYVISEALGGTFGKIVLWLITLAMWFCGLSSITSFSRMMYAFSRDKGMPLSRHWAEISKKYRTPAKAIWLSVALSFLLAFIDYMIKIINPDATYGTLVFLTAVSVVGLYVAYGIPIFLKLLAQRKGLFQPKHLGPWNLGKYSNIVAVLSLVWIVFISVIMMIPPNQNAAYAMLGMMLILVIMDFSYYRKHFEGPQAALRTSMADLQRREQELELSSGQGTGSATTL, encoded by the coding sequence ATGAATCAGATCAAAGATGAGCAACTGCTGCAGGACAAAAAGGATTTAAATAAATTCGGCTATGCCCAGGAGCTGCTGCGCAGTATGGGCGGATTCTCCAACTTTGCCATTTCCTTTTCCATTATCTCTATACTCACCGGAGCTGTCTCCCTTTACGGCCATGGCCTGACTTACGGCGGTCCGGGGATGATGGGCTACGGCTGGCCGCTGGTAGCGCTGTTCGTGCTGCTGATAGCGGCTGCGCTGGCTGAATTGGCTTCTGCGATTCCTACGGCCGGGGCGCTGTATCACTGGGCTTCGGTGCTGGCGAACAAACGGTGGGGCTGGTACACAGCCTGGATCAATCTGATCGGCCAGATCGGGATTGTTGCCGGCATTGATTATTCCGCTGCATTATTCGCTGATCCGCTGCTGTCGGATGTCTTCGGCTATACCTCGACGGATACCACGATTCTAATCACATTTATTGTTATCCTGCTCACCCACGGCATTTGCAATCATGTCGGTATCCGCATGGTCGCAAGACTGAATGATTTCTCCGCCTGGTACCATATTGTGATTGCTGCCGGACTGGTCGTAACACTGGCGCTGTTCACTAAATCTGACCTCCAGCCGGTCAGTTATTTATTCAAAGTTGGAGAGACGTTCTCCGACAAGCCGTATGCCTTTGCCTTTCTGATCGGGCTGCTGCAGGCCCAGTGGACTTTCACCGGCTACGATGCGTCCGCCCATACCATTGAAGAGACGGTGAATCCGCGGATCCGCGCGCCTTGGGGGATTTTCACCTCGGTAGCTTATTCGTTTGTTTTCGGATTTATTATGCTGGCCTTTGTGACTTTGTCGATTCAGGATGCGGGCGCAGCTACGGCGGCAGACAATGCTTTTATATATGTCATTAGCGAGGCGCTCGGAGGCACATTCGGCAAAATCGTTCTGTGGCTCATTACCCTGGCAATGTGGTTTTGCGGGTTGTCCTCCATTACCTCCTTCTCCAGAATGATGTACGCCTTCTCCCGGGACAAAGGGATGCCGCTTAGCAGACACTGGGCGGAAATCTCCAAGAAATACCGTACACCGGCCAAAGCAATCTGGCTGTCAGTTGCGCTCTCTTTTCTGCTGGCTTTTATTGATTATATGATTAAAATCATCAATCCGGATGCTACCTACGGAACGTTAGTATTTCTCACGGCAGTAAGCGTGGTCGGACTGTATGTGGCATACGGCATTCCGATCTTCCTGAAGCTGCTGGCCCAGCGTAAAGGCTTGTTTCAGCCCAAGCATCTGGGACCATGGAATTTAGGCAAATACAGTAATATTGTGGCTGTGCTGTCCCTGGTGTGGATCGTGTTCATCAGTGTAATTATGATGATTCCGCCTAATCAAAACGCGGCCTATGCCATGTTGGGCATGATGCTGATCCTGGTAATTATGGATTTCTCGTATTACCGCAAACATTTTGAAGGACCGCAGGCTGCGCTTCGGACCTCCATGGCGGACCTCCAGCGAAGAGAACAGGAATTGGAGCTGAGCTCCGGCCAGGGAACGGGCTCTGCCACCACGCTATAG
- a CDS encoding EAL domain-containing protein translates to MNKQRTLSRKLAVIPQYLQHLNGRLKGEVKALGQLSALLDIMNNERLDTFFQPILQLRTGRTLGHEVLNRPPASMHFPTTEHFYEFAGRTEQMYRFEQNCRRMSLTRYIERLPRTEAGSGRLVFVNVHPGVLDDARHKSGETLALLQSLGLSPERIVFELTERQAVQDYIGFEKVLSHYREQGFRIAVDDAGSGYNSLKTLVYLKPEFIKLDKSLIRGIHGSREQQELLELVREYAARSATRVIAEGIETAEELLFLQRAGIDFGQGYALGRPAQLPVQGALPPGSIQAAGRGGYSYVSSDR, encoded by the coding sequence ATGAATAAACAGCGGACACTGTCCCGCAAATTAGCGGTAATTCCACAGTACCTCCAGCATTTAAACGGCAGGCTGAAAGGGGAAGTCAAAGCGCTTGGCCAATTATCCGCATTGCTGGATATTATGAATAATGAACGTCTGGATACGTTTTTCCAGCCGATTCTTCAGCTGCGAACCGGGCGGACACTCGGGCATGAGGTGCTTAACAGGCCCCCTGCTTCGATGCATTTTCCGACGACCGAGCATTTTTATGAGTTTGCCGGACGGACGGAGCAGATGTACAGGTTTGAACAAAATTGCCGCAGGATGTCACTTACGCGGTACATAGAAAGGCTGCCGAGGACGGAGGCCGGGAGCGGTAGGCTTGTGTTTGTTAATGTCCATCCGGGGGTACTGGATGACGCCCGTCATAAAAGCGGTGAGACGCTGGCCTTGCTGCAGTCGCTGGGATTGTCACCGGAGCGGATAGTTTTTGAGCTGACTGAACGGCAGGCGGTGCAGGATTATATCGGCTTTGAAAAGGTGCTGTCCCATTACCGTGAGCAGGGCTTCCGGATTGCTGTTGACGATGCGGGTTCCGGTTATAACAGCCTAAAAACGCTTGTCTATTTGAAACCGGAATTTATCAAGCTGGACAAATCACTGATCCGCGGAATTCACGGCAGCCGGGAGCAGCAGGAGCTGCTGGAGCTAGTCAGGGAATATGCTGCACGCTCGGCAACCCGGGTAATCGCTGAAGGGATTGAAACGGCGGAGGAGCTGCTGTTTCTACAGCGGGCAGGCATCGATTTCGGACAGGGCTATGCGCTGGGCAGACCGGCACAGCTGCCGGTACAAGGAGCCTTGCCGCCGGGATCCATTCAAGCTGCAGGAAGAGGAGGCTACAGCTATGTTTCTTCAGATCGGTGA
- a CDS encoding GGDEF domain-containing protein, protein MFLQIGEIAEQIPEISPHHKCEYVDQIFKTSPRLQGVCVIENGQAVALIMRIRFYQQIGTLYGYTLYMGRPVELVMDRNPLVVDYKTPITEVSRLAMDRSEEHLYDYVLVTHEEHLFGAVSVRDLLLNFAEIQAVAASFLNPLTGLPGNLSINEWMVKSLLQEQFSVLYIDLDHFKAYNDSYGFKEGDRMIQAAAEILKHSALQLEGFLGHIGGDDFIIFINNYQFEDCCKRIIKEFETAVKGFYHPGHLAQQYVLAETRSGRMEKIPLVSISVAVVTNRFRQFATIEALSEEAARIKKRCKMIKGSSYVDDSDLVVSRSGN, encoded by the coding sequence ATGTTTCTTCAGATCGGTGAAATTGCTGAGCAGATTCCGGAGATTTCCCCGCATCATAAATGCGAGTATGTGGATCAAATTTTCAAAACAAGCCCCCGGCTGCAGGGAGTCTGTGTTATTGAAAACGGACAAGCAGTAGCCTTGATCATGCGCATCCGTTTTTATCAGCAGATCGGCACTTTGTACGGATATACGCTTTATATGGGCAGACCGGTGGAGCTGGTTATGGACAGGAACCCGCTGGTGGTTGACTACAAGACGCCGATTACAGAGGTCAGCCGATTAGCTATGGACAGAAGTGAGGAGCATCTATACGACTACGTGCTTGTAACACATGAAGAGCATTTATTCGGGGCGGTGAGCGTTCGTGATCTGCTGCTCAACTTTGCCGAGATTCAGGCGGTTGCGGCCAGCTTTCTTAACCCGCTCACAGGTCTGCCGGGCAACCTCAGCATCAATGAATGGATGGTGAAGTCGCTTTTGCAGGAGCAGTTCAGTGTGCTTTACATCGATCTGGACCATTTCAAAGCGTATAACGATTCATACGGATTTAAAGAGGGTGACCGGATGATTCAGGCGGCAGCTGAGATATTGAAGCATTCTGCCCTGCAGCTGGAAGGGTTCCTGGGCCATATCGGCGGAGATGATTTTATCATCTTTATTAATAATTATCAGTTTGAAGACTGCTGTAAAAGGATCATTAAGGAGTTCGAAACGGCTGTAAAGGGCTTTTATCACCCGGGTCATCTAGCTCAGCAATATGTACTGGCGGAAACCCGCTCGGGGCGCATGGAAAAAATTCCGCTGGTCTCGATATCCGTTGCTGTAGTGACTAACCGATTCCGCCAGTTCGCAACGATCGAGGCACTTTCCGAGGAAGCGGCGCGGATTAAGAAAAGATGCAAAATGATCAAAGGCAGCAGCTATGTAGACGATTCTGACCTTGTTGTCAGCAGATCCGGCAACTAA
- a CDS encoding selenium metabolism-associated LysR family transcriptional regulator yields MNFHQLHIFYTVSEQGSFSAAAQRLHMTQPAVTMQVQALEDYFGAKLFDRSSKKIVLSEAGQVLLPYARRSIQLIREADQAMSAFTHMLEGRLQLGASLTIGEYVLPRLLGPFGKAYPNISIMMKVMNTSQIIEEIHKHQLNFGLIEAPVSHPAMVFEPVMGDELKLIVPREHPLADKEEVTLAEALQYPFVLREQGSGTRRVMEEQMLDKGLDPGAMRVVMELGSTGAVKSAVEAGLGITIISASSVKHEVTLGLLKIVNITDASFKRQFYAIHLKSTLLPISAVTFLTFLREHTDEW; encoded by the coding sequence ATGAATTTTCATCAGCTACATATTTTTTATACCGTTTCCGAACAGGGAAGCTTCTCAGCTGCGGCCCAGAGACTGCATATGACACAGCCTGCCGTGACTATGCAGGTGCAGGCGCTGGAGGATTATTTTGGCGCCAAGCTGTTCGACCGCTCCAGTAAAAAAATTGTTCTCTCTGAAGCAGGCCAGGTCCTTCTGCCTTATGCACGGCGGAGCATTCAGCTGATCCGTGAGGCAGATCAGGCCATGTCGGCGTTCACACATATGCTGGAGGGGCGTCTGCAGCTGGGCGCCAGCCTGACGATTGGCGAGTATGTGCTTCCGCGGCTGCTCGGGCCCTTCGGTAAAGCATATCCGAATATCTCCATTATGATGAAGGTGATGAACACCTCGCAGATCATAGAGGAGATTCATAAGCATCAGCTGAATTTCGGGCTGATTGAGGCCCCGGTATCGCATCCGGCAATGGTATTTGAACCGGTCATGGGCGATGAGCTGAAGCTGATCGTTCCCAGGGAGCATCCGCTAGCGGACAAGGAGGAAGTTACGCTGGCTGAAGCGCTGCAGTACCCGTTCGTACTGCGTGAGCAAGGGTCGGGAACCCGTAGGGTGATGGAGGAGCAAATGCTTGACAAAGGGCTCGATCCGGGAGCAATGCGGGTGGTGATGGAGCTGGGCAGCACAGGGGCGGTTAAGTCAGCCGTGGAGGCCGGACTAGGGATCACGATAATCTCAGCTTCTTCGGTCAAGCATGAAGTCACTCTGGGTCTGTTGAAAATTGTGAATATTACAGATGCCTCTTTTAAAAGGCAATTCTATGCGATTCATCTGAAATCGACGCTGCTGCCGATCTCGGCGGTCACCTTTCTGACTTTTCTGCGTGAGCATACGGATGAATGGTAA
- a CDS encoding GNAT family N-acetyltransferase produces MAVLVRGEKVVLRDLTESDIRKIYYHYYEAEDQEFQRWDGPYEPLEELSYEQFAGKYQGALALAGTDEPRNRLIIEIDGELKGTVGRYWVSEATNWFEIGIVIFDSRYWSGGYGTEAFKMWMAYLFNSLDTVHLGIGTWSGNVRMMGLAAKCGMVEEARVRKARIVRGEHYDAIKMGILREEWESAGR; encoded by the coding sequence ATGGCTGTATTAGTGCGGGGTGAAAAGGTTGTACTGCGGGATCTGACCGAAAGTGATATACGTAAAATCTATTATCACTACTATGAGGCAGAAGACCAGGAGTTTCAGCGCTGGGATGGACCGTATGAACCGCTGGAAGAGCTGAGCTATGAACAATTCGCCGGGAAATATCAGGGGGCATTAGCCCTTGCTGGAACGGATGAACCCCGGAACCGGCTGATTATTGAAATCGACGGTGAGCTAAAAGGCACAGTCGGCAGGTACTGGGTGTCGGAGGCTACGAACTGGTTCGAAATCGGTATCGTTATTTTTGACTCCCGGTACTGGTCAGGCGGTTACGGCACAGAGGCATTCAAAATGTGGATGGCCTATCTGTTTAATTCGCTTGATACCGTACACCTCGGCATAGGTACCTGGTCCGGCAATGTCCGGATGATGGGTCTGGCTGCTAAATGCGGTATGGTAGAAGAAGCGCGTGTCCGTAAAGCACGGATCGTGCGGGGCGAGCATTATGATGCCATCAAGATGGGAATTCTTCGTGAAGAATGGGAGTCGGCAGGCAGATAA
- a CDS encoding PHP domain-containing protein — translation MKEDDKQLEIRKDAKPELHGRCDLHTHSQASDGMQPPAENVRIAYAKGLSAVAITDHDTVSGVAEAIEAGLKHGITVVPGVEISTRAEGKEIHVLGYYIDIEQERFLSRLAAQRDTRAARNEAILAKLRGLGIDITLEQVIANLGRELKPDESVGRPHIADELVRLGVVADMRAAFDQYLADGAAAYVSPPRITPEEACTWILEAGGTPVLAHPGIYGDDELVRRIIARSSLSGIEAYHSDHGPEDEARYMAMAEEYGLLVTGGSDFHGARQGVIFHGDLGSVSVPVAVLEQLRNQAEGNRK, via the coding sequence CTGAAGGAAGACGATAAGCAATTGGAAATTAGAAAAGATGCTAAGCCTGAACTTCATGGGCGCTGTGATTTGCATACGCATTCCCAAGCGTCGGACGGCATGCAGCCGCCAGCGGAGAATGTACGGATTGCCTATGCCAAAGGGCTGTCGGCTGTAGCTATTACTGATCATGATACGGTCAGCGGTGTTGCGGAAGCCATAGAAGCAGGCCTGAAACACGGAATTACCGTCGTACCTGGGGTTGAGATCAGTACCCGTGCTGAAGGCAAAGAAATCCATGTACTCGGATATTATATAGATATCGAGCAGGAGCGGTTTCTCTCACGGCTTGCAGCACAGCGGGATACCCGGGCTGCGCGGAACGAAGCGATCCTCGCTAAGCTGCGCGGGCTTGGCATAGATATTACACTGGAACAGGTTATAGCTAATCTGGGCCGCGAACTAAAGCCGGATGAGAGCGTCGGACGGCCGCATATTGCCGATGAGCTGGTACGGCTGGGAGTTGTGGCGGATATGCGCGCTGCCTTTGATCAATATCTGGCTGACGGTGCGGCAGCTTATGTATCGCCTCCGCGCATAACGCCGGAAGAAGCCTGCACTTGGATCCTTGAAGCTGGGGGTACCCCGGTGCTGGCTCATCCCGGTATTTACGGTGATGATGAGCTGGTGCGGAGGATTATTGCCCGTAGCAGCCTTAGCGGCATTGAAGCTTATCATTCCGACCATGGTCCGGAAGATGAAGCCCGCTATATGGCAATGGCTGAAGAATACGGGCTGCTGGTTACCGGCGGCTCGGACTTCCATGGTGCGCGTCAAGGTGTCATCTTCCATGGCGATTTAGGCAGTGTGAGTGTTCCGGTGGCTGTGCTGGAGCAGCTCCGGAATCAGGCGGAAGGCAACCGCAAATAA